The DNA window CACGAGCACACTTCCCGGCAAGCTGCGAGGCTTGCACCTCTTTCACTACGGCGGAGCACCCTGCGCCCAGCGGGTGCGCTTCGTGCTCGCCGAGAAGGGAGTCCGCCGCGCTGCCGACGTACCGTGGCGATCAGACGCGGCGCTGCATCTCGAGGCGACTCCGGGCAGCTATATCGGTCGCCCCGTATCACTGCCTCGGCAGGAAAACCTCACCGCCGACTACGCGGCGATCCACCCGCATCTTGTGGTACCGGCGCTCGTCCACGATGGCGTCCTGCACATCGAATCGGTCGATATCATGAACTACCTGGACCGTACGCTGCCGGGCCCTTCGTTGGTGCCCGAGGGCCAGGCGGGCCAACTCTGTAGCTTGCTCATGAAGCGCGCGTCGGAGCTTCAGACGTCGGTGCGGTATGTCACGTACAGGTGGAGTCTCGGCGGACTCGCAAAGCTCAATGCGAAGAAGCAGGAAGAGCTGTTCCGTCTCGACGCACCGGACTCGCCGGAGCAGCTCGCCGAGTTCTATCGCCGATTCAGCAATGACGAGATCTCCGAAGCAACGTATGCCGACCACGTGGCCCGCCTCGAAGACGGCTTCGGTGAAGTCGAGAAGTTGCTGAAGGAGGACAGCCGCTCGTGGCTCAGTGGGGACGATTTCTCGATGGCGGACATCATCTGGTCGGTGAAGATGCTTCGAATCAGCGAAGCGGGTTACCCCTTCGAGATCAAGTTTCCCCACCTGAAGAATTGGTTCGATCGAATCCGCGAGCGGCCGACCTTCGAGGAAGCCATCGGGCGCGACATGCGAGTCGTGGGCCCCGCGTTTCGGGCCAAGGCAGCGGTGCAAAACTTCTTCGGCCGCGGCCTCCGCCGCCTCGCCAGCGAATAAGAGAGGAGAGATTCAATGCCACCATCGAAAGACACGATCGCCATGGGAGCCACTTCCCCCCGAAGACAGGGGAGGCTCTCTCATTTCAAGTTTTGACATGAGACCCGGCATCGGCCATGTCCTCAAATTCGCGGCTTAATTTTACTATTCCCGACGAACT is part of the Myxococcales bacterium genome and encodes:
- a CDS encoding glutathione S-transferase family protein, whose product is MTILRRPTSTLPGKLRGLHLFHYGGAPCAQRVRFVLAEKGVRRAADVPWRSDAALHLEATPGSYIGRPVSLPRQENLTADYAAIHPHLVVPALVHDGVLHIESVDIMNYLDRTLPGPSLVPEGQAGQLCSLLMKRASELQTSVRYVTYRWSLGGLAKLNAKKQEELFRLDAPDSPEQLAEFYRRFSNDEISEATYADHVARLEDGFGEVEKLLKEDSRSWLSGDDFSMADIIWSVKMLRISEAGYPFEIKFPHLKNWFDRIRERPTFEEAIGRDMRVVGPAFRAKAAVQNFFGRGLRRLASE